One Coccinella septempunctata chromosome 8, icCocSept1.1, whole genome shotgun sequence genomic window carries:
- the LOC123319379 gene encoding uncharacterized protein LOC123319379, whose amino-acid sequence MSEDDKILKCGQKFDKLKLWLRIFQFILNVSLLSFVEDHSDYVYLLSFAAYSLSVFASIGNSVIVSGFLVLRFAGKVDVYVEEIWLFCGAVFHLIFGGIILSVNVLHELGERNRISGYLSVLVGIVMLVEPVAIIFKRNFWKLR is encoded by the exons aTGTCAGAAGACGATAAAATATTAAAATGCGGACAAAAGTTCGATAAGTTGAAGTTatggctgagaatttttcagttC ATCCTGAATGTCTCGCTTCTAAGTTTTGTTGAAGATCACTCGGACTACGTCTACTTACTGAGTTTTGCAGCCTACTCTCTATCTGTCTTCGCTTCCATCGGAAACTCCGTGATTGTCTCCGGATTTCTGGTGCTCAGGTTTGCTGGTAAGGTGGACGTGTACGTCGAAGAAATTTGGCTGTTTTGCGGCGCAGTTTTTCATCTGATATTTGGAGGTATAATATTGAGCGTTAATGTGCTACACGAATTGGGGGAGAGGAACCGGATATCGGGCTATTTGAGCGTTCTTGTTGGCATTGTTATGTTGGTAGAACCTGTCGCTATTATCTTCAAGAGGAATTTTTGGAAACTAAGATAG